CCGCTTGCCGCGGCAGCTGCGGCGGCGTCTAAAGACAGGCTTAACCCGATTAATATTACCGTGATATATCTCATTTTGATTAAAAAAGACTTTTGACATTGTGTCAAAAGTCTATATAACTACAAATGTCAAAATCTTTTATTTTGGTTAAAAAATATTATTTTGACGCTATAATAATATAAATATAATAATATAAAAATGTCTATCTAGTGTCAAGCTTTTGCGTCTTAGGTATATTTTATTAAGCGGCGCTGATTATTATGCGTAATGCCATAAACGCTAGCGACAGCGGGTTTATTTGCTTGACAATGGTCGGATTTTTTAATAAAATGTTTTAGCGTCTATTGGATGCGTGTTTTTTATTGTCTTTTTTTGCCCCGTTAAAAGAGAATAAAAAACAATATTGATTAATTGATTTTTTAAAATTTTATTAAACGCTCAAAAAGGATAATAACATGAAGACATTTATGGCAAAACCGCAGGATATAGAAAGAAAATGGTATGTAATTGACGCCGACGGCGTGGTTTTGGGACGGTTGGCTTCCCAGGTGGCGGCGATTTTGCGCGGCAAGCACAAGCCTATATACACGCCCCATGTAGACACGGGCGACCATGTTATAGTCATCAATTGCGACAAAGTGGTTTTGACGGGCGACAAGCTTGACCAAAAGGTCAAAAAGTCATATTCGGGCTATCCCGGAGGGCTAAAGACCGTTGTATATCGCAAATATCTGGCCGAAAAATCCGACGAGGCGGTCTATAAGGCAATCAAAGGAATGCTTCCCAAAAACAAATTGGGCAGAGCCATGATCAAAAAGCTCCGCACCTACAAGGGCGCAGAACATAACCATCAAGCTCAAAAGCCCGAGGTTTTGGATTTGTTTAAAAGATAAAGTTAAGAGGTTATAAATTATGGCGAAAATCGCAAGCAAGAAAAAAATACAATATTGGGGAACAGGCCGCAGGAAAAAGGCGGTTGCCCGCGTGAGATTGATTTCAAACGGGACAGGAAACATAATTATCAACAAAAGGGATATTGACGATTACTTCGGATTAGATACCCTAAAATTAATAGTAAGACAGCCGCTGGAGCTGACCAAGACCACTGACAAATGGGATGTCCATGTCAATGTAAAAGGCGGCGGATTTACCGGCCAAGCCGGCGCTATAAGACACGGCATCGC
This is a stretch of genomic DNA from Clostridiales bacterium. It encodes these proteins:
- the rpsI gene encoding 30S ribosomal protein S9 encodes the protein MASKKKIQYWGTGRRKKAVARVRLISNGTGNIIINKRDIDDYFGLDTLKLIVRQPLELTKTTDKWDVHVNVKGGGFTGQAGAIRHGIARALLEADAEYKPVLKQAGFLTRDPRMKERKKYGLKKARRAPQFSKR
- the rplM gene encoding 50S ribosomal protein L13; this encodes MKTFMAKPQDIERKWYVIDADGVVLGRLASQVAAILRGKHKPIYTPHVDTGDHVIVINCDKVVLTGDKLDQKVKKSYSGYPGGLKTVVYRKYLAEKSDEAVYKAIKGMLPKNKLGRAMIKKLRTYKGAEHNHQAQKPEVLDLFKR